The following are encoded in a window of Mycobacterium decipiens genomic DNA:
- the idsB gene encoding geranylgeranyl diphosphate synthase IdsB, whose product MGGVMTLGTTDLGNARADGGQALLRRARGDCDPLLRKAIESMREPLATMAGYHLGWWDVDRSALAGSSGKFLRAALVQAAAAACGGDAGDAALIAAAVELVHNFTLLHDDVMDKDATRRGRPTVWQVWGVDAAILLGDALHAAAIRMLTDLRDLSLAVRAIMRLETSCLHLCIGQFEDCALEGRLEVTVDDYLHMAAGKTAALTGCCCALGALAANADDATIAALERFGHELGLAFQCVDDLIGIWGDPGVTGKPVGNDLARRKATLPVVAALNSRSEAAIELAALYQADAAMTTSDIDRATALVEVAGGRRAAQRCADERVRAAVVALPDALRSEDLIGLSQLICRRER is encoded by the coding sequence GTGGGAGGCGTGATGACTCTTGGCACGACCGATCTCGGCAATGCGCGTGCCGATGGTGGGCAGGCGTTGCTACGACGCGCTCGAGGTGACTGTGATCCCTTGCTGCGCAAGGCTATCGAATCTATGCGCGAGCCGTTGGCGACGATGGCGGGCTACCACCTCGGCTGGTGGGATGTCGATAGATCCGCACTAGCGGGATCGTCGGGCAAGTTCCTTCGCGCCGCGCTTGTCCAGGCGGCGGCTGCGGCCTGCGGCGGTGATGCCGGTGATGCCGCGCTGATTGCCGCAGCTGTCGAGTTGGTGCACAACTTCACGTTGCTGCACGACGATGTGATGGATAAGGATGCGACGCGCAGGGGACGACCGACGGTATGGCAGGTGTGGGGCGTGGATGCCGCGATCCTGCTGGGAGATGCTTTGCACGCCGCGGCGATTCGGATGCTGACCGACCTACGCGACCTTTCTCTCGCGGTCAGGGCGATCATGCGATTGGAGACGTCGTGCCTTCACTTGTGTATCGGCCAGTTCGAGGATTGCGCCCTGGAAGGCCGCCTGGAAGTCACGGTCGACGACTACCTGCATATGGCAGCGGGCAAGACCGCGGCCCTGACCGGTTGTTGCTGCGCCCTGGGCGCCTTAGCCGCCAATGCGGACGACGCGACGATTGCGGCGTTGGAACGCTTTGGCCACGAATTGGGTCTTGCGTTTCAGTGCGTCGACGATTTGATCGGCATCTGGGGCGACCCTGGTGTGACCGGAAAACCGGTCGGCAATGATCTTGCCCGGCGCAAGGCAACGCTGCCGGTTGTTGCCGCACTGAATTCGCGATCTGAGGCAGCCATCGAACTGGCGGCGCTCTATCAAGCGGATGCCGCAATGACAACGAGTGATATCGATCGGGCTACCGCGCTCGTCGAGGTCGCCGGGGGCCGGCGCGCCGCGCAACGGTGCGCCGATGAACGGGTCCGGGCCGCTGTTGTGGCATTGCCCGATGCCCTCAGATCTGAG